The DNA window CTCACTGCATCAGTACCGGCTGCTACGCGACGGCGGGCGTGCATCGCTCGGGCTACGCGTGAACGTGGGCATCGACTTTGTCGGAGATCCGCGTTACGCGCCGTCTCGGCTGAACTCCAAGCTGGGTATCCCGCTCGATGCGCTGAACGCGATGTGGCGGAGCGGCGAAGACCTGAGGAGGGTCGCCGGGATCCACATCCACCATAACTCGGAGTCACGGAACTGGAGCGAGCTCGCGGAAGCGGTTGGCCTGACGATGGACCGGCTCGGGAGCAACCTGCTGCCGACTGCAAGGTGGCTGAACCTGGGCGGCGGTTACCTGTTCTCGCACATGACCGGCCTGCACGAGTTAGCCTCCGCGCTGGCGCGGTTGCGGGAACGGTTCGAACTGGAGGTGTTCATGGAGCCTGGCGCCGCCGTGGCCGCCGACGCCGGCTTCCTTGTGGCGTCCGTGGTGGACCTCTTCGAGAGCGACAGCATGGTGGTCGCGGTGCTCGACACGAGCATCAATCATCAGCCGAACGTGTTCTCATACCAGTACTCACCTCCGGTGCTCACGGCGTCGCGTCACGGGACCCACCGGTACCTGCTGGCAGGCTGCTCCTGCCTTCCCGGCGACGTGTTCGGGATCTATCACTTTCCCGGCCCCCTTCGGGTCGGATCACGCGTCGTCTTTCCGTCGGCGGGCGCGTACACACTCGCCAAGGCGTGCATGTTCAACGGCATCGCGCTCCCGACCCTCTACGATCTGTGGGCGGACGGGAGCCTGAAACTCGTCAGCGCGTGCAGCTTCGAGCAGTTTGCCAGGATCTATGCCGGCGAATTTCTAGATCCCGCCGCACCCGCGATTGCCGCGGCCCCCACGGTGCAGGCGTGAGCTGGACTTGGCCGGCTCCGTGTCCAGACGGCACGCTCCCACGCGTGGCGCAGCGCATGACCACCCATCGGCTCTCCTCACACTTCCATCTCCGCGTTTGCCCATGTCCATGTCCGACCCGGTGAAGGTGCTCCTGCTGGCCTGTGACCCGGTGGAGCATGGAGTCCCGCTGCGGCTGGACCGCGAGGCGCGTGCGGTGACCAACGCGATCCGCGGATCACGCGAGCGCGCGCTGCACCTGGAGACCGAATGGGCAGTGACCATCGCCGACCTGCAGCGGCTATTGCTCTTTCACCGTCCCCAGATCGTGCACTTTGCCGGGCACGGAGACCGGGACGGCGGAATCCACCTGATCGACGAATCCGGGAACGTGCGCCCCGTTTCCGGCCAGACGCTGCGAGACCTGTTCCGCAGCATGAGCTTCGTGCGCGTGGTGGTATTGAACGCGTGCGAGACGATGGTTACCGCCGAGGCAGTGTGCGCGGTGGTGGATTGCGTGATCGGGATGGACACGATGATCACCGACCCCGCAGCGGTCCTGTTCGCGGAGGCGTTCTACGGTGCGCTGGCCGCGGACACCACTGTGCGGGAAGCCTTTGACTTGGGTGTGAACCGCCTGCGTCTGGAAAAAAGCGCCGAATGGTCGATCCCCCGATTCCTGGCGCGCGAGGGGTTCGATCCAGCCACGCGGATGGGGGCTTGGAAGGCCGCACCCGAGGACGACGGGGCGACAGTGCTGCGGGAGGTGGTGCGCTTCGTCGCCGCGTGCCTCCCCGGCCTGAGTCCGGCAGACTTCGAGTACGCGGTGGCAGTGCTGCTCCGGAAGGACGCTGCAACGCCGGTGGACGCGGAGCGGCTTGCAGTGGCCTGGAGCGAAGATGCAAACGGAGTGCTCGCCGCGTGCGGCGTGACCTTCAGCGGGACCCACGCGGCCGGAGCGTCCGTCGGGTTCGCCGGGGGCGTCGGGGGCATCGAGCAGGGGTGGGAGGCGTTGGAGCGCGAGCACCCGCTCCGGTTCCATGGCTACGTGCGCGTGCTGCACGGTGCCGGGCTGCTGTTCGGCTCGTCCGAGGCTCTGGCTGGTGCGGTCGCACGCTTTCAGGCCGACTTCGCGGCGGCACATCCGGAAGACTATGGCGTGGACTGGTTGACGGCGCTCCTCACGGAGGCCCGGCGCTCGTCCGAAGAAACGCTT is part of the Longimicrobium sp. genome and encodes:
- a CDS encoding CHAT domain-containing protein; its protein translation is MSDPVKVLLLACDPVEHGVPLRLDREARAVTNAIRGSRERALHLETEWAVTIADLQRLLLFHRPQIVHFAGHGDRDGGIHLIDESGNVRPVSGQTLRDLFRSMSFVRVVVLNACETMVTAEAVCAVVDCVIGMDTMITDPAAVLFAEAFYGALAADTTVREAFDLGVNRLRLEKSAEWSIPRFLAREGFDPATRMGAWKAAPEDDGATVLREVVRFVAACLPGLSPADFEYAVAVLLRKDAATPVDAERLAVAWSEDANGVLAACGVTFSGTHAAGASVGFAGGVGGIEQGWEALEREHPLRFHGYVRVLHGAGLLFGSSEALAGAVARFQADFAAAHPEDYGVDWLTALLTEARRSSEETLPFLLDRFVTLLAAFYSHAILAPVVDALLADLVLRGSPEDAAALVRRLLHTRGFAAFEWLRRLADTGHEPTLIDVRDILRHEFWNANDVYPLLEALAAWLNPHQANARSCRPSGRLALRLVLEYAIASTQGVNRAEHGRWPSSCPLLVIPNPELLTRRMELLASWLFHPALPGVVFGEGSRAADEARRVQAALVAEWVFILDPPELRTAPTDVSPERAFGPDTVAAVLLAEIQLCLGEASTDGSKKALVCCWKEMKRDLSETLRLRRSEQGFDRAELMRRRDLLRGLLTRV